The following coding sequences lie in one Agrobacterium vitis genomic window:
- the paoC gene encoding aldehyde oxidoreductase molybdenum-binding subunit PaoC, translated as MKFDTPATTNPIDRLKVVGQPIHRIDGQLKTTGRAMYAYEWRDPNTRYAYGYPVGAAIAKGRIKAMDVTAARKADGVISVVTTLDVGKREKGKFNTANLFGGDEVQHYHQAIAVVVAETFEQARAAAALVKVDYDEEKGTFDLSAARETAKKPDESQKPDTAVGDFETAFRSAPVTIEQSYTTPDQSHAMMEPHASIAAWDGDEVTVWTSSQMIDWWRSDLATTLGVDKEKIHLMSPFIGGGFGGKLFLRADAVLAAFAARAAKRPVKVALPRPLVINNTTHRPATIQRIRIGAERDGKITAIAHESWSGDLAGGGPEVAVNQTRLLYAGANRMTAMRLATLDLPEGNAMRAPGEAPGLMALEIAMDEMAEKVGMDPIAFRIANDTQVDPENPERPFSHRDLIGCLKRGADRFGWDNRPKAGSRRQGNWLIGMGVAAAFRDNMVLPSGARVKLDNQGVVTVETDMTDIGTGSYTIIAQTAAEMMGVGINKVAVHLGDSRFPISAGSGGQFGANSATSGVYAACVKLREAITQKLGFNSDDIVFEDGVVKAGNRSVLLAEAAGPDGLVGEDTMEWGDLTKTHQQSTFGAHFVEVGVDVATGETRIRRMLAVCAAGRILNPITARSQVIGAMTMGAGGALSEELVVDAKRGFFVNHDLAGYEVPVHADIPHQEVIFMDETDPMSSPMKAKGIGELGLCGVSAAIANAIYNATGVRVRHYPITLDKLLGGLPDIA; from the coding sequence ATGAAGTTCGATACACCTGCAACAACCAATCCAATCGACCGCCTCAAGGTCGTCGGTCAGCCGATTCACCGCATCGATGGTCAATTGAAGACAACCGGCCGGGCGATGTATGCCTATGAGTGGCGTGATCCGAACACGCGTTATGCCTATGGCTACCCGGTTGGGGCAGCGATTGCCAAAGGCCGGATCAAAGCCATGGATGTGACAGCAGCCAGGAAAGCTGATGGCGTGATTTCTGTGGTGACAACTCTGGATGTCGGTAAGCGCGAGAAGGGCAAGTTCAATACTGCAAACCTGTTCGGTGGCGATGAAGTTCAGCATTATCATCAGGCAATCGCCGTCGTGGTCGCGGAGACTTTCGAGCAGGCGCGGGCTGCTGCGGCCCTGGTCAAAGTGGACTATGATGAGGAGAAAGGGACATTTGATCTCAGTGCGGCGCGAGAGACGGCGAAAAAGCCGGATGAGTCCCAAAAGCCCGACACGGCAGTCGGCGATTTTGAAACAGCCTTCCGATCCGCTCCAGTCACCATCGAGCAATCCTATACGACGCCTGACCAATCTCATGCGATGATGGAACCGCATGCTTCGATCGCCGCTTGGGATGGTGACGAGGTGACCGTGTGGACATCCAGCCAGATGATCGATTGGTGGCGCTCCGATCTTGCTACTACCCTCGGCGTTGACAAGGAGAAGATCCACTTGATGTCGCCGTTTATCGGCGGCGGATTCGGCGGCAAGCTGTTTCTCCGGGCTGATGCCGTTTTGGCCGCCTTCGCGGCAAGGGCGGCGAAACGCCCTGTGAAAGTCGCCTTGCCGCGTCCATTGGTGATCAACAACACCACCCACCGTCCGGCAACGATCCAGCGCATTCGCATCGGCGCTGAGCGGGATGGAAAGATCACCGCCATCGCGCATGAGAGCTGGTCAGGCGATCTTGCCGGAGGTGGTCCTGAGGTGGCGGTCAATCAAACGCGGCTTCTTTATGCCGGTGCAAACCGGATGACGGCCATGCGTCTTGCGACCCTCGATCTTCCAGAGGGCAACGCCATGCGCGCTCCGGGCGAGGCGCCCGGCCTGATGGCGCTGGAAATTGCCATGGATGAAATGGCCGAAAAGGTTGGCATGGACCCGATCGCGTTTCGCATCGCCAATGACACCCAGGTCGACCCGGAAAATCCCGAGCGCCCATTCTCGCATCGGGACCTGATCGGCTGTCTGAAGCGCGGTGCCGATCGCTTTGGTTGGGATAATCGACCGAAGGCCGGATCTCGCAGGCAGGGCAATTGGTTGATCGGCATGGGCGTCGCCGCCGCGTTCCGCGACAACATGGTCCTTCCATCAGGCGCCCGGGTCAAACTCGATAACCAGGGCGTTGTTACAGTCGAGACCGACATGACCGATATCGGAACCGGCAGTTACACGATCATCGCCCAGACCGCCGCAGAAATGATGGGCGTTGGCATCAATAAGGTTGCCGTGCATCTCGGAGACTCTCGTTTCCCGATTTCGGCGGGTTCCGGTGGCCAGTTCGGAGCCAATTCGGCGACATCGGGCGTCTATGCGGCTTGCGTCAAGCTTCGTGAGGCGATCACCCAAAAACTTGGGTTCAATTCCGATGATATTGTCTTTGAGGATGGGGTCGTCAAAGCTGGAAACCGGTCGGTCCTGCTTGCCGAGGCCGCTGGCCCGGATGGGCTCGTCGGCGAAGATACGATGGAGTGGGGCGATCTCACCAAGACCCATCAGCAATCCACCTTCGGTGCGCATTTCGTCGAGGTGGGCGTCGATGTCGCCACTGGCGAAACACGCATCCGGCGCATGTTGGCGGTGTGTGCGGCTGGTCGTATCCTCAATCCGATTACAGCGCGCAGTCAGGTGATCGGTGCAATGACCATGGGTGCCGGAGGCGCCCTGTCGGAAGAACTGGTGGTCGATGCAAAGCGGGGCTTTTTCGTCAATCACGACCTTGCCGGATATGAGGTTCCGGTTCATGCTGACATTCCGCATCAGGAGGTTATCTTCATGGACGAAACCGATCCGATGTCCTCGCCGATGAAGGCAAAGGGTATCGGTGAACTCGGGCTCTGTGGTGTCTCCGCGGCAATCGCCAATGCCATCTACAATGCGACGGGCGTTCGGGTGCGGCACTATCCGATTACCCTCGATAAGCTGCTCGGTGGCTTGCCTGACATTGCCTGA
- a CDS encoding FAD binding domain-containing protein, which yields MRAFTFERAPSIEAAVKTAAANPDARFIAGGTNLLDLMKLEIETPTHIIDVNGLGLDEIESTDDGGLRIGALVRNTDLAAHMTVRRDYGLLSRALVAGASGQLRNKATTAGNLLQRTRCPYFYDPNQPCNKRQPGSGCSAIGGFSRQHAVIGVSDACIATHPSDMAIAMRALDATIETVKADGSRRSIPIADFHRLPGETPHIESVLERGEFVTAVLLPPPIGGKHIYRKVRDRASYAFALISVGAVIQADGTGRVAVGGVAHKPWRIEAAEAELPRGARDAAKAILADARPTEQNRFKVDLVERALGAVLSEARG from the coding sequence ATGAGAGCTTTCACCTTTGAGCGCGCGCCCTCGATCGAGGCCGCAGTGAAAACGGCTGCTGCCAACCCAGACGCCAGGTTTATCGCCGGTGGCACCAACCTGCTCGATCTGATGAAACTCGAAATCGAGACGCCAACCCATATTATCGATGTGAATGGACTTGGTCTCGATGAAATCGAATCCACTGATGACGGCGGTCTGCGCATCGGTGCTCTCGTGCGAAATACCGATCTTGCCGCACACATGACTGTTCGCCGCGACTACGGTCTGTTGTCACGAGCCCTGGTTGCCGGTGCCTCCGGCCAGCTTCGCAATAAGGCGACCACGGCCGGTAACCTGTTGCAGCGCACCCGCTGTCCGTATTTCTATGATCCGAACCAGCCGTGTAACAAGCGTCAGCCGGGCAGCGGCTGCTCGGCCATTGGTGGGTTCAGCCGTCAACATGCTGTTATCGGGGTAAGTGATGCCTGCATCGCCACCCATCCCAGCGATATGGCAATCGCCATGCGGGCGCTCGATGCGACCATCGAAACAGTAAAAGCAGATGGCAGCCGCCGGTCTATTCCGATTGCCGATTTCCATCGTCTTCCAGGAGAGACCCCGCATATCGAAAGCGTATTGGAGCGCGGCGAATTCGTGACCGCCGTCCTGCTTCCACCACCGATCGGCGGAAAGCATATCTATCGAAAGGTCAGGGACCGGGCGTCCTATGCGTTTGCGCTGATTTCAGTCGGCGCTGTCATTCAAGCGGATGGTACGGGACGTGTTGCCGTCGGCGGCGTCGCCCATAAGCCATGGCGGATTGAAGCCGCGGAAGCGGAACTGCCAAGAGGCGCTCGCGATGCGGCGAAAGCCATTCTCGCCGATGCCCGTCCGACTGAACAGAACCGGTTCAAGGTCGATCTTGTCGAGCGTGCGCTTGGCGCCGTCCTTTCCGAAGCAAGGGGGTGA
- the paoA gene encoding aldehyde dehydrogenase iron-sulfur subunit PaoA, translated as MSNSNQMDLSRRDLLISSAVAAVVTGAGERSVAAQPAGDKMKLTTPVTLNVNGARREIEVDNRTTLLDALREHLDLTGTKKGCDHGQCGACTVMVDGRRINACLTLAVMHDGDEITTIEGLGQPGHLHPMQAAFVKHDGFQCGYCTPGQICSSIAVLEEIKANIPSHVTSDLNGSAQLTAIEIRERMSGNICRCGAYSNIVDAISEVGGIKA; from the coding sequence ATGTCGAACAGCAACCAAATGGATCTTTCCCGCCGGGATCTTCTTATCTCATCGGCTGTAGCGGCCGTGGTCACAGGAGCCGGCGAAAGGAGCGTGGCAGCACAGCCTGCAGGAGACAAGATGAAATTAACGACACCTGTGACGCTAAACGTCAATGGAGCGCGCCGTGAGATTGAGGTCGATAACCGCACGACCCTTCTCGACGCTCTACGGGAGCACCTGGATCTTACGGGCACGAAAAAGGGTTGTGACCATGGTCAATGCGGAGCGTGCACCGTCATGGTCGATGGTCGGCGGATCAATGCCTGTCTGACGCTGGCTGTCATGCATGATGGCGACGAGATTACCACGATCGAAGGCCTCGGTCAGCCTGGCCACCTTCATCCGATGCAGGCAGCCTTCGTCAAGCATGATGGTTTTCAGTGTGGCTACTGTACGCCCGGCCAAATCTGTTCCTCCATAGCGGTGCTTGAGGAAATCAAGGCGAATATCCCGAGTCACGTGACGTCCGACCTCAACGGGTCTGCGCAATTGACAGCCATCGAAATCCGCGAGCGGATGAGCGGAAACATCTGTCGATGCGGCGCCTATTCCAACATTGTCGACGCCATTTCCGAAGTTGGAGGGATCAAGGCATGA
- a CDS encoding permease, with protein sequence MDFMKLLKSLEELLYELVSWLLFYPLTMWRSVTRPLSMMRYADLELADRPEDQYDDTLSPPLFLLITLLLSQGLSTAFPSSYDTTVAAKELGSVSNLLIARGVLFGIYPLCMAVTLLRRKSVRITRSSLRPPFFSQCYVAAPFAFIIGLAFDLMFMPDGQGVLIGLLTLTAATLWYAQAEVRWFKQDLAIGGLKAIGAFTLAFLAATVVAFFLAITIGLEAKNLTP encoded by the coding sequence TTGGATTTCATGAAATTGCTCAAGTCGCTTGAGGAATTGCTCTACGAGTTGGTGTCCTGGCTGCTGTTTTATCCTCTTACCATGTGGCGCTCGGTGACGAGACCTCTCAGCATGATGCGATACGCCGATCTCGAACTTGCTGACAGACCGGAGGATCAATACGACGATACCCTGAGCCCTCCCTTGTTCCTGCTTATCACGCTGCTTCTGTCCCAAGGGCTGTCGACGGCCTTTCCGTCCAGTTACGATACCACGGTTGCCGCCAAGGAACTGGGATCGGTGTCCAACTTGCTCATTGCGCGTGGTGTGTTATTCGGGATCTATCCCCTTTGCATGGCAGTCACCCTTTTACGGCGCAAGTCGGTAAGGATCACCAGAAGCTCGCTACGCCCACCCTTTTTCAGCCAGTGTTATGTCGCGGCGCCGTTCGCATTCATCATCGGGCTGGCGTTCGACTTGATGTTCATGCCCGACGGACAAGGTGTCCTGATCGGTCTCCTGACCCTGACTGCTGCCACACTCTGGTACGCGCAAGCCGAGGTTCGATGGTTTAAGCAGGATTTGGCTATTGGAGGATTGAAGGCGATTGGCGCCTTCACCCTGGCTTTCCTGGCTGCGACAGTCGTGGCGTTCTTTCTGGCCATTACCATCGGTCTTGAAGCTAAGAACCTGACACCCTGA
- a CDS encoding transglutaminase-like domain-containing protein translates to MNIRAGFRIGYECQQETAMLLVLNIHPSRRTDLLQDQVLSFDRPIEAWGYFDGFGNACSRIVAPPGLTTISTEFEIYDSGLPDPVPENAWQHDIKDLPDDVLVFLLGSRYCDTDRLSDFAWKTFSFTPLGWPRVKAILDFVHNHITFNYQKADLLRTAFGGFTDQTGVCRDFAHLAITLCRCMNIPARYCTGYLGDIGVPDDPNPMDFSAWFEVYLGGRWHTVDARHNKPRIGRILMAIGRDATDVALSTAFGPAILTQFDVTTIEL, encoded by the coding sequence ATGAATATACGCGCGGGATTTCGCATAGGTTACGAATGCCAGCAAGAGACGGCTATGCTGCTGGTGCTCAATATCCATCCATCCCGTCGCACCGATCTTCTGCAGGATCAGGTCCTGAGTTTCGACCGGCCGATTGAGGCCTGGGGTTATTTCGATGGCTTCGGCAATGCTTGTAGCCGCATCGTCGCACCGCCGGGCCTGACGACGATTTCTACGGAATTCGAGATCTACGATAGCGGTCTTCCAGATCCGGTGCCTGAGAATGCGTGGCAGCACGACATCAAGGATCTTCCGGATGACGTGCTCGTCTTTCTGCTCGGCAGCCGGTATTGCGATACGGACCGCCTTTCAGATTTCGCCTGGAAGACCTTTTCTTTTACCCCCTTGGGTTGGCCGCGGGTGAAGGCGATCCTGGATTTCGTCCACAACCATATCACCTTCAACTATCAGAAGGCTGATCTTCTCCGCACGGCTTTCGGAGGTTTTACCGATCAAACGGGCGTTTGCCGCGATTTTGCGCATCTTGCGATCACCCTATGCCGTTGCATGAATATTCCGGCGCGTTATTGCACCGGGTATCTGGGGGATATCGGCGTGCCTGATGATCCGAACCCAATGGATTTCAGTGCATGGTTTGAAGTCTATCTCGGCGGTCGCTGGCATACGGTTGATGCCCGACACAACAAGCCCCGGATAGGCCGCATTCTCATGGCGATCGGACGGGATGCCACGGACGTGGCGCTTTCAACTGCCTTCGGCCCCGCCATCTTGACGCAATTCGACGTGACAACCATCGAGTTATAG
- a CDS encoding transglutaminase family protein, whose protein sequence is MTIFSVRHITSYRYKRPVEFGEHRLMFRPRDSFDQTLLSSHLDVDPKPDYIRWIHDVFGNCVALVGFTGKARELCFGTNIRLDHTQQVEMDLQIDAEALHYPFAYDPEEVVDLERTIKRHFADPDDEVGRWTRQFVRIGQPTETGRLLMTLCYAIHESFIYARRLEHGTQTPLETLRLRRGTCRDFALLMMEAARSLGLAARFVTGYIYVPDRDGSTKLGGGSTHAWCQVYLPGAGWVEFDPTNGIVGNRDLIRVGVARDPKQAVPLSGSYDGDASDFDTMSVQVNVTTDELSDTAA, encoded by the coding sequence ATGACGATATTTTCTGTCCGGCATATTACCTCATATCGGTATAAGAGACCGGTCGAATTCGGCGAGCACAGATTGATGTTCCGGCCGCGGGATAGTTTTGACCAGACACTTCTGAGTTCTCATCTGGATGTTGATCCAAAACCCGATTACATCAGGTGGATCCATGATGTGTTTGGCAATTGCGTTGCGCTGGTGGGGTTTACCGGCAAGGCGCGGGAACTCTGCTTCGGGACAAATATCCGCCTGGACCATACCCAGCAGGTTGAAATGGATCTGCAGATCGATGCAGAAGCTCTCCACTACCCTTTCGCATACGACCCGGAGGAAGTGGTCGACCTGGAACGGACAATCAAACGGCATTTTGCGGATCCAGACGATGAGGTTGGCAGATGGACACGGCAGTTCGTGCGGATCGGTCAGCCGACCGAAACCGGTCGCCTGTTGATGACCCTTTGTTATGCGATCCACGAGAGTTTCATCTACGCCCGGCGCTTGGAGCATGGAACGCAGACGCCGCTTGAGACGCTCCGGCTTCGCCGTGGCACGTGCCGGGATTTTGCGCTGCTGATGATGGAAGCGGCCCGGTCGCTCGGGCTCGCTGCCCGTTTCGTTACGGGCTATATCTATGTACCCGACCGCGACGGCTCAACCAAGCTTGGCGGTGGCTCCACCCATGCCTGGTGCCAGGTCTATCTTCCCGGTGCCGGATGGGTGGAATTCGATCCCACCAACGGGATTGTCGGAAACCGCGATCTTATCCGTGTTGGTGTGGCGCGTGACCCAAAACAAGCGGTGCCGCTTTCCGGAAGCTACGATGGCGACGCGTCGGATTTCGACACGATGTCCGTCCAGGTCAACGTTACCACCGATGAGCTGAGCGATACTGCTGCATAG
- a CDS encoding diguanylate cyclase, with translation MYPWSELLANLAIVAITTSTWTFVRPHLAGQGARAFSLAFGCLMAVGLLATMALPFRFTEGVFLDTRYTFLAISGFFGGPIAAFPPLIVGIIRRLMIGGMGITVGIPQIIAAACIGVVASRLLRGKIPTFPQIAALALFVAVSGVAGFFVVRPFEVWGNLIVVTVGPFMVVLFGATLLSAVAMAQEMKRTRLESDLAAAQIRLADALATMADGLALFDRDGVLVFTNQRYLDIFKETADVRVPGKNIREILRTSFERNEEARVESDVDPIIDRVVEGLFRPSDRLIQLADGRSIEARTRVTGEGEAMIVYADITLHCQREARLHELNDRLSALADTDELTGLMNRRGLEASMDQAFDRAKDQGANIGLLLIDVDWFKAYNDTYGHPAGDKCLQLVANTVHATSRSFAGSIVARYGGEELTVVLPNASISETEAVARLVCTAVRTLAIEHVGSEKRIVTVSVGAANLKSMPGLRKTDLLLQADAALYAAKAAGRDCIQTAPDLLPVAKRADSR, from the coding sequence ATGTATCCCTGGTCTGAACTCCTTGCGAATCTGGCAATTGTTGCCATCACAACGTCGACCTGGACATTCGTCCGGCCACACCTCGCTGGCCAAGGAGCACGCGCTTTTTCGTTGGCTTTTGGCTGCCTTATGGCGGTTGGGTTGCTCGCGACCATGGCCTTGCCGTTTCGCTTCACCGAAGGTGTTTTCCTGGACACCCGGTATACATTTCTCGCTATATCGGGTTTCTTCGGTGGCCCCATTGCGGCCTTTCCACCGCTTATCGTGGGAATTATCAGGCGATTGATGATCGGAGGTATGGGGATAACGGTTGGCATCCCGCAAATCATCGCCGCTGCATGCATCGGTGTCGTCGCAAGCCGATTGCTTCGTGGCAAGATCCCGACTTTCCCGCAGATCGCAGCACTTGCTCTGTTCGTCGCAGTCAGCGGCGTAGCCGGCTTCTTTGTCGTGCGTCCCTTTGAGGTCTGGGGCAACCTGATCGTCGTAACGGTCGGTCCATTCATGGTGGTCTTGTTTGGGGCCACCCTGTTATCCGCTGTTGCCATGGCGCAGGAGATGAAGCGGACAAGGCTTGAAAGTGATTTGGCCGCGGCACAGATCCGTCTCGCCGATGCGCTCGCGACAATGGCGGATGGCTTGGCACTTTTCGACCGCGATGGGGTGTTGGTTTTCACCAATCAAAGATACCTCGATATCTTCAAGGAAACGGCGGATGTCAGGGTGCCCGGGAAAAACATCCGGGAAATCTTGCGGACATCCTTCGAACGCAATGAAGAAGCGCGCGTGGAATCGGATGTCGATCCTATCATCGATCGGGTTGTGGAAGGCCTGTTCCGGCCCAGCGATCGCCTGATCCAACTGGCCGACGGGCGTTCAATCGAGGCAAGAACGCGTGTCACGGGCGAGGGGGAGGCGATGATCGTTTACGCGGATATCACTCTTCATTGCCAACGTGAGGCACGGTTGCACGAGTTGAACGATCGCTTGTCGGCCTTGGCGGATACGGACGAATTGACTGGTTTGATGAACCGCCGTGGTTTGGAAGCGTCCATGGATCAAGCTTTTGACCGAGCCAAGGATCAGGGCGCCAATATTGGCCTTCTCCTTATCGATGTCGATTGGTTCAAGGCTTATAACGACACCTATGGCCATCCCGCCGGGGATAAATGTCTACAGCTTGTCGCCAACACGGTTCATGCGACGTCTAGGTCATTTGCGGGAAGCATTGTGGCGCGATATGGTGGTGAGGAATTGACCGTCGTGTTGCCGAACGCATCAATATCCGAAACCGAGGCAGTCGCTCGGCTCGTTTGTACAGCCGTGCGTACTCTGGCCATCGAGCATGTTGGAAGCGAAAAGCGCATCGTCACAGTGAGCGTCGGTGCCGCCAATCTGAAATCGATGCCGGGCCTGCGCAAGACGGATCTCCTTCTGCAGGCTGACGCGGCGCTCTATGCAGCCAAGGCGGCGGGGCGGGACTGTATCCAGACAGCTCCTGATCTCCTTCCGGTCGCCAAGCGCGCCGACAGCCGTTGA
- a CDS encoding aminotransferase class V-fold PLP-dependent enzyme: protein MTNDIRTQLGLRPVINVSGTMTSLGASIVVPEAIAAMTAILPQFVEISDLQRKASAIIGRLTGAEAGFITASCSAGISLAVAGTITGPDLLAIEKLPDISTTKNEVLLQMGHLVSYGAPVDQSIRLGGGKVVLVGQATSAHRYHMENAITENTAAAVYVVSHHVVHYGLLHLKEFVEIAHARGVPVIVDAASEYDLRIFLDQGADIALYSGHKFLGGPTSGIVAGRKDLVRNAYLQNMGIGRGMKVGKESIFGVMAALEAWEKRDHASVRATETGYLHLWKEALDGRPGVTALIEPDPTHNPLDRLRVILSPQEAHISAYDLAGALARGNPPIIVRDHEAEHHYFYLDPCNLHPGQEVIVRDRLVEELDKARASNEVINTPHEEWGRHRFDSMLRWPD, encoded by the coding sequence ATGACCAACGATATTCGCACCCAGCTCGGCCTACGCCCAGTGATCAATGTTTCCGGCACCATGACCAGCCTTGGCGCATCCATTGTGGTGCCAGAGGCCATTGCCGCCATGACAGCGATTCTGCCGCAATTTGTGGAAATCAGTGATCTTCAGCGCAAGGCCAGCGCTATTATTGGGCGGCTAACCGGGGCTGAAGCGGGCTTTATCACCGCGTCTTGCTCGGCAGGCATCAGCCTTGCTGTGGCAGGTACCATTACCGGGCCGGATCTGCTGGCCATTGAAAAACTGCCGGATATCAGCACGACGAAGAATGAAGTGCTCCTGCAAATGGGCCACCTCGTTAGCTACGGTGCGCCGGTGGATCAATCCATCCGTCTGGGCGGTGGCAAGGTGGTGTTGGTGGGGCAGGCAACATCTGCGCACCGCTACCATATGGAAAATGCCATTACCGAAAACACTGCCGCCGCCGTCTATGTCGTTTCTCACCATGTGGTGCATTACGGCCTTCTGCACTTGAAGGAATTTGTCGAAATTGCCCATGCGCGCGGCGTGCCCGTGATTGTCGATGCCGCATCGGAATATGACCTTCGGATCTTCCTCGATCAGGGAGCCGATATTGCGCTTTATTCCGGCCATAAATTCCTCGGCGGCCCCACATCGGGCATTGTTGCCGGGCGCAAGGATCTGGTGCGCAATGCCTATTTGCAAAACATGGGTATTGGCCGTGGCATGAAAGTGGGCAAGGAAAGCATCTTTGGCGTCATGGCAGCGCTGGAAGCGTGGGAAAAGCGCGACCACGCGAGCGTGCGCGCCACTGAAACCGGCTATCTGCATCTGTGGAAAGAGGCACTGGATGGCCGCCCCGGTGTAACGGCGCTGATTGAGCCAGACCCAACCCACAATCCTCTGGATCGCCTGCGGGTGATCCTCTCACCGCAAGAAGCGCATATCAGCGCCTATGATCTGGCAGGCGCGCTGGCCCGTGGCAATCCGCCAATCATCGTTCGCGACCACGAGGCAGAACATCACTATTTCTATCTTGATCCCTGCAATCTGCATCCGGGCCAAGAGGTCATCGTGCGTGACCGTCTGGTGGAAGAACTCGACAAGGCGAGAGCGTCGAATGAAGTGATCAACACACCCCATGAAGAATGGGGCCGCCATCGCTTCGATTCCATGCTGCGCTGGCCGGATTGA
- a CDS encoding IclR family transcriptional regulator — MMDSKARTVSVAADSQPAEARAERRSRVSGMDRALQVLDHLYETGAPVGPYAIAKAVGAPLSTIYTIIDDLVDKNMLTRSGDGAIWLGPRLYHYGLAYSRSLDFIGIATQEMHDLCREAGETVQVCGRDNDHMLVLAMAEGPSHFQVASRVGTRVPLNWTASGRLLVGHLPASERIELFAHCARSSPTGRAEIDAQTLSDAAARAFQQRLSIQAGESDYAVACIASPICDRDGVCVATISIVLPEQKAFSDGNPYVGHVQASAERIEKRMGWRGH; from the coding sequence ATGATGGATAGCAAGGCACGCACGGTATCGGTTGCCGCAGACAGCCAGCCCGCGGAGGCCCGGGCGGAGCGGCGCTCGCGCGTCAGCGGCATGGATCGCGCCTTGCAGGTGCTGGATCATCTTTATGAAACCGGCGCTCCGGTTGGCCCTTATGCCATTGCCAAGGCGGTCGGCGCGCCTTTGTCTACCATTTACACCATCATCGATGATCTGGTGGACAAGAACATGCTGACCCGCAGTGGTGACGGGGCCATCTGGCTCGGCCCACGTCTTTACCATTATGGCCTTGCCTATTCCCGTTCGCTGGATTTCATCGGCATTGCCACGCAGGAAATGCATGATCTGTGCCGCGAAGCGGGCGAGACCGTGCAGGTGTGCGGGCGCGACAATGACCATATGCTGGTGCTGGCCATGGCCGAGGGGCCAAGCCATTTTCAGGTCGCCTCGCGGGTTGGAACCCGTGTGCCGTTGAACTGGACGGCCTCTGGCCGTCTTCTCGTTGGCCATTTGCCTGCGAGTGAGCGCATTGAGTTGTTTGCCCATTGCGCCCGCTCGTCGCCAACCGGCCGGGCGGAGATTGATGCACAAACGCTCTCCGATGCGGCGGCGCGCGCCTTCCAGCAGCGTCTGTCGATTCAGGCAGGCGAATCCGATTATGCGGTGGCCTGTATTGCCTCGCCGATTTGTGATCGGGATGGTGTGTGCGTCGCCACCATCTCCATCGTCTTGCCAGAGCAAAAGGCGTTTTCTGACGGCAATCCCTATGTGGGCCATGTTCAGGCCTCGGCGGAGCGCATTGAAAAACGCATGGGCTGGCGCGGTCACTGA
- a CDS encoding RidA family protein — protein MTSPSTDAGLPTPYERLAALGIALPPSPPPIANFVTHVREGNLLFLSGQGPREADGFLYSGKVGDDVTPQDAYRHARLTGINLIAVMHDALGDLCRVRRIVKMLGMVNAAPDFRDHPQVINGCSDLFMEVFGQAGQHARSAVGFGSLPGNITVEIEVIVALHE, from the coding sequence ATGACTTCACCCTCTACCGATGCCGGATTGCCAACACCCTATGAGCGCCTTGCCGCTCTGGGCATTGCGCTGCCGCCATCCCCACCGCCAATCGCCAATTTTGTCACCCATGTGCGGGAAGGCAATCTGCTGTTTTTATCCGGTCAGGGACCGCGCGAGGCAGATGGCTTTCTCTATTCCGGCAAGGTCGGGGATGATGTGACGCCGCAAGATGCCTATCGCCACGCCCGCCTCACTGGCATCAACCTGATTGCCGTGATGCATGATGCCTTGGGTGATCTCTGCCGCGTGCGCAGAATTGTTAAAATGCTGGGCATGGTCAATGCCGCGCCGGATTTTCGCGATCATCCGCAGGTGATCAATGGCTGTTCAGACCTGTTCATGGAGGTATTTGGTCAAGCGGGTCAGCACGCCCGCTCGGCGGTTGGGTTTGGCTCGCTTCCCGGCAATATCACCGTGGAAATCGAAGTGATTGTGGCGTTGCACGAATGA